The proteins below come from a single Rosa rugosa chromosome 2, drRosRugo1.1, whole genome shotgun sequence genomic window:
- the LOC133730974 gene encoding probable inactive poly [ADP-ribose] polymerase SRO2, protein MEQTQIVENEASGSNVDITEVEKHQDSVSGAAKANPKADKNDKESGSGPSGSGSSAPEPFRVFTQDGMMLRVRGTSADLIIFKRNFISCMALAAGETIVVAVHKYPASNLTHRARFQAFRAFLAETVHKYGGIVQNAHIKTALYGGSRDEIAQILVHGFSAANANGGAHGCVQLVPAAHSLDAALSCEVDEAELRHVLVCRVILGRVQLVPDGSNHVGPDFDTGCDSFTDARTLYVPAGLANSRICADFVISFKAPSCLWDYATYATQASGGFVGASRGPRPQELPINLFAVLDRLASFVTPLQMTIAVELFWKYKGNNMSRHELIRQLRLMVGEEALVAAAKASASVNN, encoded by the coding sequence ATGGAGCAGACCCAGATCGTTGAAAATGAAGCTTCCGGTTCCAATGTGGATATAACGGAGGTCGAGAAGCATCAAGATTCCGTTTCCGGTGCCGCCAAAGCTAATCCCAAGGCTGACAAGAACGATAAAGAATCCGGGTCGGGTCCTTCCGGATCCGGTTCCTCTGCTCCAGAACCGTTTAGGGTTTTCACCCAGGACGGAATGATGTTGAGAGTAAGGGGAACCAGTGCGGATCTAATAATATTCAAGAGGAACTTCATTTCCTGTATGGCCTTGGCCGCCGGAGAAACCATAGTGGTGGCCGTGCACAAGTATCCGGCTTCTAATCTGACCCATCGGGCCCGGTTCCAGGCTTTTCGGGCTTTCTTGGCGGAGACGGTTCATAAATATGGTGGAATTGTCCAAAATGCCCATATCAAGACTGCGCTGTACGGCGGCTCTAGGGATGAGATTGCTCAGATTTTGGTTCATGGGTTTAGTGCTGCCAATGCTAATGGTGGCGCCCATGGTTGTGTTCAATTGGTTCCTGCTGCGCATTCTTTGGATGCTGCATTGTCCTGTGAAGTTGATGAAGCTGAGCTAAGGCACGTACTGGTGTGCCGGGTCATACTGGGGAGGGTGCAGTTAGTCCCTGATGGCTCGAACCATGTTGGTCCCGATTTCGATACCGGTTGTGACAGTTTTACCGATGCTAGGACACTTTATGTGCCTGCCGGTTTAGCCAACTCTCGCATTTGTGCTGATTTTGTTATAAGCTTCAAGGCTCCTTCTTGCTTATGGGATTATGCAACGTATGCTACTCAGGCGAGTGGTGGTTTTGTTGGTGCTTCAAGGGGACCTAGACCACAAGAACTACCCATTAATTTGTTTGCTGTGTTGGACCGGCTCGCAAGTTTTGTCACTCCTCTACAAATGACCATTGCTGTCGAGTTGTTTTGGAAGTATAAGGGAAACAACATGAGCCGACATGAGCTGATTCGACAACTGAGACTCATGGTTGGTGAGGAGGCGTTGGTTGCAGCGGCCAAGGCATCAGCTTCGGTGAACAACTGA